A region from the Pelobates fuscus isolate aPelFus1 chromosome 1, aPelFus1.pri, whole genome shotgun sequence genome encodes:
- the LOC134597381 gene encoding aquaporin-2-like has translation MLHMFELRSVAFTRAVFAEFIATMLFVLFGLGSALNWPGTAPNILQISLAFGLGIGTLVQTFGHVSGAHINPAVTIAFLVGSQISFIRAVFYVGAQLLGAVSGAAILQEVTPFNARGNLSINGLFNTTTAGEAFSVELLLTLQLVLCIFASTDDRRSDNVGCPALSIGFSVAIGHLLGINYTGCSMNPARSFAPAVVTGDFTVQWVFWLGPITGAILGSLIYNYILIPNTKTFSERLAILRGMMDPEEDWEERDVRRRQSVELHSPQTIPRNGMTLKV, from the exons ATGTTACATATGTTTGAACTGCGATCTGTAGCTTTTACAAGGGCCGTGTTTGCAGAATTTATAGCCACCatgttgtttgttttatttgggcTAGGTTCAGCTTTGAATTGGCCAGGAACAGCGCCAAACATTTTACAGATTTCTTTAGCTTTCGGCCTTGGCATAGGAACCTTAGTCCAGACTTTTGGTCACGTAAGTGGAGCTCACATCAATCCAGCAGTGACCATCGCCTTTCTAGTGGGTTCCCAAATCTCTTTTATTCGTGCAGTTTTTTATGTAGGTGCCCAACTGCTTGGAGCTGTGTCTGGAGCAGCCATTCTGCAAGAGGTTACACCTTTCAACGCAAGAGGAAATTTATCAATAAATGGG TTGTTCAATACAACAACGGCTGGAGAAGCTTTCTCTGTTGAGCTGTTACTCACTCTCCAGCtagttttgtgtatttttgcctcCACGGATGATAGGAGATCTGATAATGTTGGGTGTCCAGCTCTGTCCATTGGATTTTCTGTTGCAATTGGTCACCTTCTTGGC ATAAACTATACTGGCTGCTCAATGAACCCTGCACGATCCTTTGCACCTGCAGTTGTAACAGGAGATTTTACAGTCCAGTGG GTATTCTGGCTGGGGCCAATAACTGGTGCTATTTTAGGATCCCTAATTTACAACTACATTCTCATCCCAAACACCAAGACATTTTCTGAAAGATTGGCGATCCTGCGAGGAATGATGGACCCTGAAGAGGATTGGGAAGAGAGAGATGTCCGTAGAAGGCAGTCGGTGGAGCTACATTCCCCCCAAACAATACCAAGAAATGGAATGACACTAAAAGTCTAA